The DNA window TATCTCCATTAAAGGTATAGTGAGAATGACATCGAAAGAAACATGAGGCCTCCACTCTAACAGGCTTAAATTTTAGCAAGATGTGACGGTTTAAATGgtatcagaactggaaccatctaaaagaaaaggttcGGTGTTCAAATCTTTGCACCCTCATCTCCATCTCAAAGATTAAATAGTTTTTCCATTGAGCCTTGCAAGCAGCCGTGgcctattttcttttccttccatTACACGTAAGAAGACTTTagagaaaaatccaaaacagcATAGAAAGAGATGTTTAAGCATAATGTTAGCCACTTAGAAAACTGAATTTTTGGAGTTATTGCCAGTTCAACCATCTCATACCAGGTCATAATGACGAGAGATATTTCTGCGAGCTTGTGTAAGAGTATTCTGCCTTGAAACATGCTGGATGAAAAATTTTGCAGATGCAATACCAGCTGTGAATAATAATGGTGTCCACCAGCCCCTGAGACAAACAGGGGGAGAATACTTAATGAAATAAGATATAAGATTCAATctcttttaatatcatattcttggagttACCAGTCACAacacaccttttctttttcatcttaGATGTAGAATTATCAGCATCTCTATTTACAATGAGAATCTGCAATATAAATTATTAGCAAAGAAAATTCTTTGAAAGTCCATCCACAAGAGATAGCTTATTTCAGTTATCTCACCATGAAAAGGTTTATAAGACCTTCATCTTTGTCAACAAAGGAAAAATCACCATTGATATATGCATCTGCGAGGCCTAAATCAGCCTGTGTCATTATCTGAGAAAATTTTCTTGGGCTCATTAGTTGTAGTGTAAGTTTTGAACTAGGCActaaattattctaaattttaaaataccttCTGCTTTTTGTCACGACATTCCAGTTAAAACTTTTCCTGTTAATAATTTTGAACTCAAGGTGGCATGCAACTCACTCAAAAGCAGAACTACATTGGAGTACATACCTTCCAGTAAAACTGCGGATTGTGAACCTTCAAAACAGTTTTCAGAGAACATTTTTTAGAAGTTCCTTCAAAGGAGAAAACTGTGCCTCCATCCTCCAGCAAACTGTCAAATCACcatatattgattaaaaaaagagaggaaaatctAGAATGGGCTGTCAATGGCAGTAATATTCAAGACTGAAAACACAAGCTTGTTGATGAAATGAGAATCAAGTTAAACAATTTGGACAGGTGACAAAGATAGTAATGTTGCAACACGAGATTTTATTCTGAAAAGACAATAGAGGAGCTGAATCTACAGAAAGCCCACATTCTGCATCATCCACCCACGACAGAAGAATAATTACAAAGGGAAATGAACATTCACTAAATGGCTACATGTTTACATGAACCCATTCCCATGAAGTGAAAAGAAAACACCTCAGATGCTAAACCTCCAATGCTCTCGCAATCCCGCATCCAAGTGAAAGATGATAACCATTATACAACCTACGTGTGGTCTTGGATAAGCATGTGATGACCTTATGAATATAAAGAAAGAGCAAGCTGTATGCATGTTTTCCTAACAACAGaatgcaagaaagaaaaacaccatAATAAGGGATTGCAATTATTATCTTTATAAGTGAACTCACGTTAAACAGCCAGTAGAGATATGATGTCCAAGAAATCTAGTAACAAAAAGGCGCGCCCCAGTTTCTAACATAGAAGGCACCATATGTTTTGGATTCCTCAGAATGTCATAGCTTTTTCCAAGCAAACCATGTGCAGCAACCATGCCAGACTGCAAAGTGTAATAGAGAgacaaataatttcattttcttgtatCAGCACCAATACAAACTGATATCCCTCACTTGTCCGTGGCAGAACACCAACTTCATGATATCATGAAAAGAACACTGGATACATAATGAATTCATGGAGACAAGAAAACAAGGCCctgtttgattttcaatttcaagtaCCAAAAGCATGTTTCAGAAAAGAGAACAGCAGTAATTCATAAGCAGGTTTGAAAGCTAATTTGTTACCTGTTGCAGGATACATTTTGAACTCaatttttcaattcatattaaaagGAAAGGTATTTTCATTGCAAGACTTGAAGACGACATTTCCACAAAGAGTTCAGAGAACATAGGTTGGTTAACAGAATTTCATAGCAGAAATGTATCAGTGGTCGATTCCTTTGTACTCTAGAACTAGAAaacatttcaatattttataccTTCCCAACAAAAAGAAATGTGGAAACTGACCAAAAATACAACAAAGATGAATTGAATTTTCACTACAAACATAGTGGTTATCTCTACTTAATTATGTCTACCTTTAGTTCATCTTCATGGAAGCCATAACCTGAAAACACAACACGAACTGCTCAGTTGATCAAGTATCAAGCTAATCCAGTAATCTAAAATCTGAAAAGTTGCAGTGTCTCTGAAGGCTgaacaataaaagaaatgaattatCATGGAAACTTCTAAAGAATCTCTCCTTCtagatctgaaaaaaaaaaaaaggagtgtaGCAAATAAGCTCATCTCCccacatcaattaaaaaactgtTATTACAAGTTTGCCACAAATTAATGTTAGCAAAGCCACCAGTAGTTGATTGAAGTATTTGCCAGATTATCTAAGGTCGTCAATAATTGCCAGAGTCTTCAACCTTCTATCTTATACCGAAACATTATTTCACTTCTCTTATTTTCTTACGAAACACATTTCACTTGCAGCCTATAAGAGTacaaaaaaatgaacataaacCCTTAAAGTTCTATTTTTATCTGGATAACACCAAGTGAAATCATGTCTTGAATCATGAGTGAATCTGGAAAGAAAATAAGTacagaatataaaaaaattcatctgaTAGAAGAAGCAAACATTGTATCTGTACTAGTGTCCTTCTTTTCAAGCAAAAGACTTACCCTGGTAGGCTCCACCAAACCAAATTCTCCTCTTGCCTTGAATATGGTCAAGTTCAAGTGAAGCTTTTGTTGCAGCTACAGATGGAACTGGTTGACCAGTCGACCACTTGAGTAAGGTATGATCTGGTGCATTATCTGGATTAAGCGTCACAAGAAAAGGTAGACCTGTTTCATCAATATTCTGCAGCATGATACAACATTTCAAAAACAGAATTAGATAGTGGGACATTGGGctaatttcttgttcttttcaaATCTGACAGATAAATTCTGAGACTTAAAtgcaaatttaaaaacaaacctgAAGCACATTCAGCCAATATGTCAGACAGACTTTATTCTCTGTACTTCCCAAGAAATTCCAAGCACTCCATGCTGCTGAGTTTTGGggcataaattttttatcacgGTGAAGGAAGATTTCGCTGCCAATAGAAATTGTGGAATGATTGAAAATCTTGAGTGAGAGAGAACTAAATGAGTTTACAATTACATCAACTTTTCAACAGTTAGTTTTTGTTAAACTTCAGCTACAAAAAGTTAAGAAGTGCTCGTTCATTTATTCTTGAGTCCTGACATTATAAATGAAAAGtgggaaacaataaaaataaatacctaTACATGTATTGGAAAGCACCAAGTATTCTCGTCTCATCAAATGTTGCTTGCTCCCCTAATAATCCCAGAGCATCCGGGGCATGGACAGCCATTATGCACCCACTGTACATTTCTAGCAAGCCATCTCTGCAGAGCACTGCACAACCTGCTAAAATACTTCTCATGTTACCATTAGAATTACTAGAGAAAAGTATTGCTCATCAGTTATTAAGGATTTTTCAGTTGTTCATTTTCCTTGTTTTAactttatttcaagtttttctttGCTTCTGCAGAAGTTGTACATACAATGAACTTCTGCTTTTAAAATACCTCACATCATCAAGCATAAATCATCATTTTATGTTAAACAAAATCTAAGTGCCTTAAATCTTCCACTAAATTAATGTTACTGCTCACCCTCATCTGTAGTTGAAACAGCCTGTACCTCACAACCGGTTCGTATTTGGCAACCCCAACTTTCCAGCTTTTCTCTGACCTGATGTTTTGGCACGTTGAATGAATATTAAGCACATGAAGCATGCCATTTCAGCTCAAAACTAAAACCCATTAACTAAAAACAACGACTAATCAGACacttttaagaaataatatgGTGCACTGTCAAAGCAACCATTGAGCACCTTGTTGACATAAGAATGAGATCGCCGTCTGACTGTGAGCCACTGAGGCCGACCAAAGAGCTGTATGGTACCAAAGAGCATTCAGAAATCCGATACATCTGTTTGCCTAGAACTCCAGTAGCAGACAAAAACTAAAGGTTTGCTTACGTAATGCCAAAAGACCTCTGTTCAATGGTGCATATAGAAATGGCTGGATGACAATGATTGTGATTTACTTGAAACAATTCATGCACGTATTGGCATCACTTGTTGGTTAAATTGATGTATTACACTACTTTCAGAAAGAACACTTACCTGAAGTAAATGATGATTACGGCAAAATGAGAGTACAGAGAAAGCTGAAAAGTTCATAACTCCTTCTGAAGGGCAGGACCATATAGAACCACAAACAGGAACCTAAGAAAAGCAACGTTATTTGTGTCATTAAGTAACTGAACTGATCGAAAGTAGAACCTAATCAGAAGGCTGAGAAAATGGGACCGAATAAATGTTCTAGAGATCTCACAAGATAAGCCTTCTGAAATAATTCAGAGTAACCTCGTGACTTGACGAATTGCCCTAAGGTTTCATTCCTATCAACAACAGGGTTATTCTCAAGAACCTCAAGATAACtgcaatacaaaacaaaaattaatttagttgcCATTGCCACTGCGAGCACATTAAAATTACCTTGAAACATTAATCAATGCCTTAAAAGGCTTGTCTATCCTTGAACAGAGTCAAATTCCCAGACCACAACTCATGAAATCACACACTGCCAACAATATGTATGCCCATACAACAAATAAGTCTAGAAGATCAAAAACCAGATAAGTCCTTGAAAATCAAATGCATGTTCAGCTGACCCTTGAATGATAACTCAAGGCCGTGGGCCATATTTTTGCACCATCAGGTTAACAATACCAGAAAGAAAAACTTGAAGGTACATAAACACGagagaaattttattgaatgtatGGCGATTGCACATCCTGAATCCTAATTAACAACCTGCCTTGTAAGTTTGATGTAAGCAGCTAATTCTCAgctccaaaaataaatacaagtacCACATGCGGTCTAAGTTTAATGTCTCAATGCACACTatacaaaatatatgaaaagagAAAGGCTCACCTGAGCACATCATCCTTAAACTTGACAATTTCTCGAAGCATTTTCCAAAAGTATGGATTTAACGCATTCTTCTTCTGAGCAAACaaacctgaaatcccatttcTGCTTCCCCATTCACAACCCTTGCCTTGTTCTAAGCTCACTGAGAACGACATATCTGATAACTCCATGTCTATCCCAAGGTTCTCGAAGAACTCCATCATATTTGGATACGTTACCTGTTCATGATCCCAATATCCTTCCAAGTCAATTAATCATACTCGCAAGTCTGTGACAGAACCTACAACCTTATTTACACATGACCAATTTGATAAGCTTTGGTTAGCTAGGACAAATTCACgtcaaatattattataatgagattcgaatttatttatttattttattattataaaagagAGGCTTTAACTCAAGACCCCTcaatggaagaagaaaaactaataACAGTTGAGTTATAGTTATTGACAAAGAGATACTGTTATCATGGATACTATTATTTAACAAGATATATTTTCCTGTAATTAGAACTCTTGTCTAGCTTAGCTAGCAAGTAAGGACTaagttgtgtttgtttataaaatacaaggataataaatttcaaaaaaggactaaattagaaataaaaataaaatataaagactaTTTTTCGAGAACTACAAGGATTAAAAATGAAACTTTATTAAGACCTCCATTGTATCATTAAAAGTTCTCACaaccaaacaaaagaaatgtAATGAATCATCTCATTATATTGTCAATTAGAATACACATTTGATCACTAAGCATGccattaattttcatgatttaataCATTTACTTTAACCCTATGGTTTTGTTTTATCTAAGCTTTGAATATAGGTTTTTCCtgtaagaatttaaaaatggAAGATTTCGGACCAAGAAAAGGCCAACATGTTTCTTACCATTATAacaatcaataaaaatcaaggGGTTAAGTCATAGGTTTTCAAGTATGAAAAGGAGGTTACAATCGTGCTCAAAACCCAGGGAGTAAAGCACCACTCACTTTAGAAGCTTTcatgatgaaataaaatttcaaagtttaggtgttttttaatataattattattgtagttGCTATGTTTTCATTGCATGTATGTCCAGAGTTTTTCAACAACCTtgttgttaaagaataatataaatcatattttaaaaactcacctaataatttaagctattaggttgagattgttctttgacatggtatcaaaacCTTGATGACTAAGTGGTCACgaattcgaatctcatcatcctcatttatttgataaaaaataagcacgATATAATGTGGatctatacaagtttcaagttcaaagggCTTTCAATTGAGAgagtgtgttagaaaataatataaatcacatATTGAAAACTCacttaacagtttaagttattgggttgtaAAACATATAAAGATAATAAATGTTAAGTTGAGGAGATATTAAGTTGAggagataaaaaacaaaaacataaaataatcctatttttgatatagttttaaaataattttttatatttttaaaattgaaaatataaaaaagatatatacacTATCTCcatttttccaaaaataataattaaacaccattttattgattgaaaatgCATCCAACAGAGTGGTACCAAGACAAATAACCTTTCTAATCTTCCATAACTCTTTTATGATCCCATAACgtgttatcaaaataaataaaaaatagaataaattttgAAGCCATCAACAATCAACTAACTACTTGGAGTTGAgcgattatatatttatatgctaTCACCAAGAATCTATGTATTCATTATTTAATAATCTAACTTGAAAGAGTTTCCCTTGAGAACAATTGCTATGCTTTCCAGGCGTCCGCGTCACTACTCGCTAGTCAACGGAAAAGTATAGTTCCATTGTGCCTAGAGGCCACGGAAAAGAATGTAactgattaaaaatattgttctttGTATTTATCAACCGAATTTCTATTtatcttttcaggaaaaaaacaGGTATAGCTAGCTCCATGTAGTCGAACAAGCACTAGAGTGATCGAgttcatgcatatttttttaattattattttctttcctctttAACGTGATAAAGCACGAGAACATCTATCAAACCATGCCTGTGCCATCAAGGGGAAGCAAGAGAGCGACagagaattaaagaaaaatgaaaaatagataAGCAGTCGCTGACCCGATTGAAGACCATGAAACCGAGGTCTAGATCAACACCATCGAAGCAGACAGTTTTCGCATGGCCGCCCAAGGAGTCTTCTTTCTCGTACAGAACAACCTCAACACCCGCTTTTGCAAGAACATAAGCTGAAACAAGTCCACTAATCCCAGCACCAACCACTGCTACTCTCATTCTTGACATTGAATGGAAAATCCCAAGTTCTAATCCTGCGTTATTAGCTCGATTGTCTCAGATTTTTGAGGTGCCACAACtctgcaaaatatatatatcgaAGAGACTTCAAGCTCGGTAAAGGCCTGTGCATAAGTAGCAGGTGGGatcatgaataaataaaaataacacacaGTTTATCAAATTCagagttttaattatttatttatttaatagccaCGATTCAGAGCCCGAAAACTCACGAGTGGAATGCTCATTTCCAAAGATCCACATGCTCATTTCCAAAGATTCACACGCTCATTTCCaaagttttgattatttatttgattattagcAGGTTGGTTCCCGTTGGTAGGTTCTCTATGGCGAGTAATATTGTTCTAATAGGCACACAGTGCATAGAGTACTGGAGCAAAaaacacatggaggaggagggaGATATGAGTAAGAGAAGATTGAAAACCTAATTACCTTCGCAAGATGTTACCAGAATTTGAAGAAAGTGTGCGTCTGGTCTGAACCAACAAGTGGCATTCCCTTAAACCACCGTTTAGCTTCAGGTTCCACCTATCACAACTCTCAAAAGCTTCGCTGTCTTAAAAGCCAGAGATATATGTCCCAAGCACATAAGCCTGGCTAAAATAGAGTCGCTCTCCCTCTCCTCCTCTGCTAATGAGAGCAGAAGACTTGAAGACTTGGAGACTTAGATGAGACGAGAATGGAATCTTGGGAGGTGTACTCTGTTCTTGTAATTCTGTaccagtatattaaaattattcaataatatttggtatttttttcaatttaaattattttaaaatgtattttcaaacacaaaataaatgtgTAACCAAATATAACTTTAATTCcttatttttcaaatctttaAATTTCACCGATTtggaaaataacataataatttaattattcatgaTTAAAGGTTGTCTCATATTAGATTTtacttgtattattattttggatttgaCCATATAATACAAACTTTAAttgatttatcattatttaagccggataaactatttataaattaattttaaaaagttttaatttaagtaGATAtaaattacacacacacatatatatatatatacaaacatcactaaaaaaacttgatttttaaataaaaatttgttttaaaatattttataaaaaaaattgagttaaattaaagcattttatttataatcttgATCTTGGACTAGGTTAACCACTTGTTGAGTTTAAAGATTATACTATAAGGTGAAATTCACATTAAcatagtatattttaaaaataatttttatttaagaatatattaaaataattttttatttttgatattaacattttaaaaaaaaaattaaaaaattaatttaatattttttaaactagacATACATGAATacaatttcaaatacaaaaataaattgtgcGCATGAAACCTATCTTTATCACTACAGTATGAAATAATCATTGTAACATAAGAAACCATAACAAGgaacagaaaaaaacaagaaccgAAATGAATCCTGTCAATATACCATCATAAATTCCACTAAAATGGGCGTCCCGTAAATTCACCTTGCACGTCAAGAAAGAGATATATTTTAGGagttatctttaatttatttttatatatttggacTATATTCATAAATAATTGGATAGTATTTGTAGACGTCTTCGGGCGATCATAACACAgtgtattaatatatttaaataactCTAGTTAAgttaatttggaaaaaaaaaccttgaaaaagaaaaagaaagaaagaccgTCGGTTTTATCTATCCTTGGCTTTGTACGCACCAGGATGGGCCACGTAGTGATGAATCCATTCGCAGTGGGGAAAGTGCGGGTCTATCTGATCGTGGGCACatcttagagtgtgtttggtattgcggtagcttttgtggttatgatttgaaaaaagttgttttataaaaagtacttttagttgaggttggtttgaaaaaataggtgtttggttaaaactgtggttgaaattgaggttgaagaaaaagtagtttaatgtgtttggttaaaaaaatgcttttcaaattgaggttataaaataattaaaaaaaaatatatatatatatatatatatatatattaatactaatgatttttaatttaaatattgtaaatttaatgactgaatttttttttactgggccggacccggcaataatgtaattggaattgcgatcaaatttcacaaatgctacgtcattatgcgatatccttctaatttatgtagtgttattaaataatattaagtactagtttttcgagtaaaacacaatttttttaaaaaaaaatcaacaatttcattatgtacaaaattcattcgacaataactacagttatcatgatttatcttgcgtgcaataaaattaagtaaaatattatcaggaataaaattgagattaaagtacgaataaatttaatttactttaaactatttttttaaaaatatatatatatatatatatatatatacacacacatatatttttcacgtgaacaatacgagtgtaattaattaaatgtactagttttttagggaaaaaaaaactttgtgcactagttttcaaaaaaataataataataataataattgttcacgtgaacagtgcgttgtggagcatggctccgctgttcaatgaacagtggagccatgctccactgttaaCAACGGTCAGCAGca is part of the Populus alba chromosome 10, ASM523922v2, whole genome shotgun sequence genome and encodes:
- the LOC118048879 gene encoding uncharacterized protein isoform X2; translated protein: MSRMRVAVVGAGISGLVSAYVLAKAGVEVVLYEKEDSLGGHAKTVCFDGVDLDLGFMVFNRVTYPNMMEFFENLGIDMELSDMSFSVSLEQGKGCEWGSRNGISGLFAQKKNALNPYFWKMLREIVKFKDDVLSYLEVLENNPVVDRNETLGQFVKSRGYSELFQKAYLVPVCGSIWSCPSEGVMNFSAFSVLSFCRNHHLLQLFGRPQWLTVRRRSHSYVNKVREKLESWGCQIRTGCEVQAVSTTDEGCAVLCRDGLLEMYSGCIMAVHAPDALGLLGEQATFDETRILGAFQYMYSEIFLHRDKKFMPQNSAAWSAWNFLGSTENKVCLTYWLNVLQNIDETGLPFLVTLNPDNAPDHTLLKWSTGQPVPSVAATKASLELDHIQGKRRIWFGGAYQGYGFHEDELKSGMVAAHGLLGKSYDILRNPKHMVPSMLETGARLFVTRFLGHHISTGCLTLLEDGGTVFSFEGTSKKCSLKTVLKVHNPQFYWKIMTQADLGLADAYINGDFSFVDKDEGLINLFMILIVNRDADNSTSKMKKKRGWWTPLLFTAGIASAKFFIQHVSRQNTLTQARRNISRHYDLSNELFALFLDETMTYSCALFKKEDEDLKAAQIRKISLLIEKARVNKDHEVLEIGCGWGTLAIEVVQRTGCRYTGITLSEEQLKYAELKVKEAGLQDSIKFHLCDYRQLPKTHKYDRIISCEMIEAVGHEYMEEFFGCCESVLAENGLFVLQFISIPEERYDGYRQSSDFIKEYIFPGGCLPSLTRITSAMASSSRLCVEHVENIGIQYYQTLRYWRKNFLENQRKILSLGFNEKFIRTWEYYFDYCAAGFKTHTLGNYQVVFSRPGNVVALSNPYRGFPSAY
- the LOC118048879 gene encoding uncharacterized protein isoform X3: MSRMRVAVVGAGISGLVSAYVLAKAGVEVVLYEKEDSLGGHAKTVCFDGVDLDLGFMVFNRVTYPNMMEFFENLGIDMELSDMSFSVSLEQGKGCEWGSRNGISGLFAQKKNALNPYFWKMLREIVKFKDDVLSYLEVLENNPVVDRNETLGQFVKSRGYSELFQKAYLVPVCGSIWSCPSEGVMNFSAFSVLSFCRNHHLLQLFGRPQWLTVRRRSHSYVNKVREKLESWGCQIRTGCEVQAVSTTDEAGCAVLCRDGLLEMYSGCIMAVHAPDALGLLGEQATFDETRILGAFQYMYSEIFLHRDKKFMPQNSAAWSAWNFLGSTENKVCLTYWLNVLQNIDETGLPFLVTLNPDNAPDHTLLKWSTGQPVPSVAATKASLELDHIQGKRRIWFGGAYQGYGFHEDELKSGMVAAHGLLGKSYDILRNPKHMVPSMLETGARLFVTRFLGHHISTGCLTLLEDGGTVFSFEGTSKKCSLKTVLKVHNPQFYWKIMTQADLGLADAYINGDFSFVDKDEGLINLFMILIVNRDADNSTSKMKKKRGWWTPLLFTAGIASAKFFIQHVSRQNTLTQARRNISRHYDLSNELFALFLDETMTYSCALFKKEDEDLKAAQIRKISLLIEKARVNKDHEVLEIGCGWGTLAIEVVQRTGCRYTGITLSEEQLKYAELKVKEAGLQSSHANGCRKLVQHN
- the LOC118048879 gene encoding uncharacterized protein isoform X1 translates to MSRMRVAVVGAGISGLVSAYVLAKAGVEVVLYEKEDSLGGHAKTVCFDGVDLDLGFMVFNRVTYPNMMEFFENLGIDMELSDMSFSVSLEQGKGCEWGSRNGISGLFAQKKNALNPYFWKMLREIVKFKDDVLSYLEVLENNPVVDRNETLGQFVKSRGYSELFQKAYLVPVCGSIWSCPSEGVMNFSAFSVLSFCRNHHLLQLFGRPQWLTVRRRSHSYVNKVREKLESWGCQIRTGCEVQAVSTTDEAGCAVLCRDGLLEMYSGCIMAVHAPDALGLLGEQATFDETRILGAFQYMYSEIFLHRDKKFMPQNSAAWSAWNFLGSTENKVCLTYWLNVLQNIDETGLPFLVTLNPDNAPDHTLLKWSTGQPVPSVAATKASLELDHIQGKRRIWFGGAYQGYGFHEDELKSGMVAAHGLLGKSYDILRNPKHMVPSMLETGARLFVTRFLGHHISTGCLTLLEDGGTVFSFEGTSKKCSLKTVLKVHNPQFYWKIMTQADLGLADAYINGDFSFVDKDEGLINLFMILIVNRDADNSTSKMKKKRGWWTPLLFTAGIASAKFFIQHVSRQNTLTQARRNISRHYDLSNELFALFLDETMTYSCALFKKEDEDLKAAQIRKISLLIEKARVNKDHEVLEIGCGWGTLAIEVVQRTGCRYTGITLSEEQLKYAELKVKEAGLQDSIKFHLCDYRQLPKTHKYDRIISCEMIEAVGHEYMEEFFGCCESVLAENGLFVLQFISIPEERYDGYRQSSDFIKEYIFPGGCLPSLTRITSAMASSSRLCVEHVENIGIQYYQTLRYWRKNFLENQRKILSLGFNEKFIRTWEYYFDYCAAGFKTHTLGNYQVVFSRPGNVVALSNPYRGFPSAY